The Burkholderiales bacterium JOSHI_001 genomic sequence CAGCACCGCGCCGGCCTGATGTCAGCCTTGCGCTTCTATGGCATGTGCCTGGCCGTTTCTTTGCCCCTCTTCCTGCTGGCTGGCGCCTGGCGCCTGGGGGACGAAGACCGTTTCAGCACACCGCTGTTGGCGTTGTTGTTCCTGGGCAATGCCCTGGCCGTGCTGCTGTTCCCGGTATTCCAGATCAGCAGCCGTGCCACCGCCGTGGCCTTGTGGCCGCTGGCGCAAGTGAGCTTGCGCGCCTTGGCGGGTGCACTGGCATTGGCGCTGACCTGGTCCGCCAGCACGCTGGCCTGGGCCTGGGGACTGGGTTTGGTGCTGTTGGGCGCGGTGGGGCTGGTCAGCGTGATGCCCTTGGCGCGGCAATGGGCCTCTGAACCCCAGGCAGCCACCGCACCGCCCTCCCAGGCCAGCCTTCTGCGTCAGGCCGGCGTGTTCGGTGCCAGCGACATGCTGGACACACTGGACCTGAAGCTCATCATTCCCTTGGCCGCACTGTGGCATGGCAGCGCTGCCACTGCGGCAGCAGGCATCGTTGTGGTCATGCTCTCAGCTGTCGTGTTCCTGCCCAGCGTTCTGGTATCGCGCGTGCTGCTGCCGGCGGTGCATCGCGAAGGACTCCAATCTCCCACGCTGCGGCACTGGGTGACACGGGTCAGCGCCGCCGCGGCAGTGGGGCTGCTGCCTGTGGCCGCCGCGCTGGGCGGCTGGGGCCCCGATCTGGTGGCGGCCGTGGCGCGCGGCAACTATGCAGCCCAGTCCGATGCCTTCCGGCTGGTGGGTCTGTGTCTGTTGCCCTTGAGCTTGTCGATGCTGGGTGCGGCGCCTTTCATGGCGCACCGCGAAGCAGCCCGGCTGCTGCGCTGGCGACTGGAAGCCTTGGCCGTGTTCCTGGTCTTGGCGGTGGTGATTCGGGACCACGGCCTGGCATCGTTGCTCTGGGCCATGGCGGGCGGGCGCCTCTGGCTTACGCTGCGCACCCTCACAACCCTTTACCGGGCAAAGGCACCATGAAATCCAACATCACCAAGGGCCGGACTGGTTGGTTTGCACCCTGCGTGGTGCTGGCGCTGGCCCTGACGGCGTGCGGAGGCGGAAACGTCTCGCCTGCACCGTTGGATCCGCGCCTGAGCACGGTCTTGGACGACCTGCTGCTTCATGCGCTGGACCCCCTGGCGCCCGGACGCGGTCGGCCTGACTATCCCGATGTGGCCCAGGCTGACATCCCGAAGGCCGACGCCATGGTGCTGAAGGCCGGCCTGATGCGCGGCGCCACACCCGATTTGGTGGCCATGGCGTCGCGCAGCCTGCAGCGCCTCCAGGACAGTGCCGATGCCGATGGTGACGGCGTCGTCGGATGGGGTCTTCCGTTTGCCTGGGACGCTTTTGGCGACGGCACCACGAATCCCGGCGGCACCGTGTACGCCATTTCCACGGCCATCGTCATCGATGCATTGCTGGATCAGGGCGCACTGCAGGGTGGTGCCCCGCGCGACGCACTGGCGCGCCAGTCGCTGGCGGCATTGCAACCGTTCATGGACCCAACACGGAAGACGCCCGGCGGCCTGCCACCGTATTCGCTGACGCCGCAGGACCGCAGCTGGGACGTGTTCAACACCGCTGTCTACCTGGCCGCCATGGCACAGCGCTTGAGCCTGGAACCCGCGCTGGCTGCACAGGCCGCGTCCCTGCGAGATTGGGCCGACCAGGTGATGGAAGTGATGGCACAGCGCCACCTCACCTCAGCCGACGGTGCCTGGTACTGGCCCTATCTGCTGCCCGGCAGCAGCGTGAACGACCTGCCCCACGCGGGCTACATGATCTATGGGGTCGAAACCTACATCCGCAACGGCGGCCGCAGGGAGTCGGCCTTCGACCGGCCGGCGCTGTGGCGCCATTTGCGCGAGTTCCTGGTGGACGGCGAAGCCTGGGTGCGTGCCTACCCGAACTTCCTGCCCTCGGGTCCGGCGCGCTTGTACGACATTGGCTTCGTGCTGCTCACCCTGTGCCAACTTCCCAATGAGGAAACCGCGGTGCGCGATGCCGTGCTGAACCACATGCCTCAATACCGCCTGGCTTCCGGCCACTATGCCAAGTACCCCGTCGGCTTGCCGGTGGCACAGCCATTGCCGGTGGAGGTCATCACCGAATACGAGACCTACCTGCTGGCCGGCACTGCGGCCTGCCGTGCCGCGGGACGCTGAGTGCTGGCAAGTGACCATGTCCAGGTTGACTGAGAACGGCGGCCTGCTGCCGCCCGCCAAGATCTGGCTGTTGGCTGTGGGCGAACCCCTGCCCACCGATCCCGGTACACCCCGCCTCTTGCGCGCGGGGCTGCTGGCGTCACAGATGGCCGCGAGCGGACTGCAGGTGACCTGGTGGACATCTGCCTTCGACCACACCCAGAAGCGCACGCGACCGGACACAGCTGCACGGCCCGCCACCCCCTTGCCCTACGCACTGCAACTCCTGCGCGGCGACCCCTACCGCTCGAACGTGTCCATGGCGCGCATCCGCAACCACCGTCAGGTGGCGGCTGACTTCGCGCAGCGCGCACCGAGCGAGACGGCGCCGGACCTGATTTTCGCCGCCTACCCAACCATCGAATTGTGCGAAGCCGCGCTGGCCTACGCAAAGCCACGGCGCATCCCGGTGGTGCTGGACATGCGCGACCTGTGGCCCGACATCTTCGTCAACCTGGGCCCAGGCTGGGCACAGCCACTGGCCCGGCAACTCTTGAAACCCATGATGCGTGCCTCGCACCGTGCCTGCGCCGGCGCCACCGCCATCACCGGCATCACAGAGGCCTTTGTGGACTGGGGCGTGGCGCGTGCCGGTCGCCAACGCCATGAATGGGACCAGGCCTACCCCCTGGCGTACCACGCCAGGCTGCCCGACGCGGCAGCCTTGGCCAGCGCCCGTGCGCAATGGGACGCCCGCGGCCTGGGTGCCAACCAACCCATGGTTTGCTTCTTCGGCACCTTGGGGCGGCAGTTCGACATCCCGGGCCTGATCGCCGCGGCGCGCCTGGTGGCGGACACACCGCTGCAAATGGTGATCTGCGGTACCGGGGACCGCCTGGACGAATACCGCCAACTGGCCGCCGACCTGCCGCGGGTGCACTTCCCGGGCTGGGTGGATGCCGCGGCCATCAACGCCCTGATGGAGCGCAGCCTGGCCGGGCTGGCGCCTTACCACAGCGAAATGAGCTTCACGATGAGCCTGCCCAACAAGGCCATCGAATACCTGGCCGGCGGATTGCCCGTGCTGTCCACCCTGCGCGGCGAACTGCAGACGCTCTTGCGCACCTGTGGTTGCGGCATCACCACCGCCGAAGGCGACCCCCAGGCCTTGGCCGGTGCATTGAGGGTGTTGCTGGCCGATACGCAGGGGCGCGCCAAGATGGCCGATAATGCGCGATTGACTTACAAGACCCAATTCGTGGCCGAGACCGTCTACGGGCGCCTCATCAAGCACCTGGGCCTCATCGCGATGCAGCATCGCCAGGGCCGCACGCCCGGTGCCATCGCCGCCCGGCCACCTGGCATGTCATGACCCCAAGCACTGCAAGCATCGCTGCCGGCCAGGACGATTTCATCTCGGTGACCGAACGTGGTGGCGAACCCGTTTCGCAAGCCCAGGTTGATCGGTTCTTCCAGCGTTACATCTGGGCCGGCGAGATCGCCCGCGGCAAGGACGTGCTGGAACTGGCCTGCGGCACCGGCCCGGGCCTGGGTCATCTGCAACAGTTGGCGCGGCGCCTGGTCGCGGCAGACATATCGGCGCAAGTGCTGGCCGCTGCGCGTGCGCATTACGGACTTCGCATTGACCTGCGCCAATTGGACGCCTGCAACACCGGCCTGGAAGCCGGCAGCTTCGACGTCGTGATCCTGTTTGAAGCCATCTACTACCTGCCGGACGTCGAGGCCTTCCTGGGCGAAGTGGCGCGCCTGCTGCGCCCGGGTGGGCGCCTGCTGCTGGCCACGGCCAACAAGGACCTGTTCGACTTCAACCCCAGCCCCTTCTCGCACCGCTACTTCAACCCACCCGAGTTGGCCGCATTGTTGCGGGACCGCGGATTCGACGCCGCCTTTTTCGGCGGCAGCCCCGTGCCCGCAGCCGGCATGAAGACCCGCCTGCTGCGCGCGGCCAAGCGCTTCGCGGCCCGCCACCGGCTGATTCCCGGCTCGATGAACGGCAAGCGCCTGCTCAAGCGCCTGGTGTTCGGCCCGCTGGTGTCCATGCCCGTGGAACTGGATGCTCACGGCGCCGCCTACGCCGCACCTCAGCCCATCCCGGCCGACCAGCCGGACACCCGCCACCAGGTTCTGTATTGCCTTGCCACGAAGCTCTGACATGTCCAAGACCGTTCCCTTCTTCAATTACCCCGCCCTCTTCGCCCGCGAGGAGAAGGAACTGATGCCCATCATCCATGATGTGCTGCGCCGCGGCGCGTACATCATGCAGAAGGACCTGCTGCAGTTCGAAGAGCATCTGGCGCAGTACCTCGGCGTGAAGCACGCCATCGGCGTGGCCGACGGCACCGTGGCCATCATGATGGGCTTGCGCGCCGCGGGCATCGGCGCCGGCGACGAAGTGCTGGTGCCTTCGCACACCTTCGTGGCCACCGCCGCCGCGGTTCACCATGTGGGCGCGAAGCCGGTGCTGGTGGATTGCGGCAGCGACCACCTGATGGCCAGCGACGACCTGGCCCACCGCATCACCAGCCGCACCAAGGCGATCCTGCCGGTGCAACTGAACGGCCGCACCGCCAACATGGACGGCATCGAGGCCCTGGCCCGCCAGCACGGCCTGAAGATCGTGGAAGACTCGGCCCAGGCGCTGGGCTCGAAGTTCAAGGGCCGCTTCGCCGGCACCTTCGGCGTGGCCGGCACCTGCAGCTTCTACCCATCCAAGACGCTGGGCTGCTTCGGTGACGGTGGTGCGGTGTTCACCGACGACGACGGTGCGGCCGAATTCATGCGCCTGCTGCGTGACCATGGCCGCGCCCACACCGGCGACGTGGTGGCCTGGGGCTACAACTCGCGGCTGGACAACCTGCAGGCCGCGGTGCTGGATTTCAAGCTGTCGCGCTACGACGCCGAGGTGGCGCGTCGGCGCGAGATCGCGGCCCGCTATGACGAGAAGCTGCGAGGCCTGCCCGGCCTGGTGCTGCCGCCGGCTCCCGGGGCGGACGCCAAGCACTTCGACATCTACCAGAACTACGAGGTGGAAAGCGACCAGCGCGACGCGCTGCGCGCGCACCTGGACGCCGCGGGCGTGAAGACCATCATCCAGTGGGGCGGCAAGACCATCCACCAGTTCCCCAAGCTGGAACTCAATGCCGACCTGCCGCGCACCCAGAAGCTGACCGAGCGCTTCTTCCTGCTGCCCATGAACACCTCGCTCAGCGACGAAGACGTTGATTACGTCTGCGAGCAAGTGCAACGATTCCACCGCTGAACCCCAGGCATGCCCATGTCAGACAACCAACAAGACAAGCCGCTGGCGGTGGAGGGCGGCCTGCGCACGTCCGCCGAAAAGAACGAGGCGGCCGCGCTGAAGGCCTGCTTCGACCGCAACCCGGAGCCCTGGGACAAGAAGCTGGAGAACTTTCCCAAGTACGTGCGGCGGCAGAACCTGACGCGCTTCCTGGCGCTGTACGAAATCTACAAGCGCATCCTGCCGGTCAAAGGCTCCATCATCGAATGCGGCGTGTTCCGCGGCTTTGGCACCATGACCTGGGCCAAGCTGTCGGCCATCCTGGAACCGGTGAACCTGACCCGCCGCATCTACGGCTTCGATTCGTTCTCCGGCTTCCCGTCGGTGGCGGACGTCGACAAGGTGGGCGTGGCCGCCGAGGTGAAGCCGGGCGACCTGTACGCCGACTCCCACGACGAGATCATGCAGCTGGCCGCCATCAACGACTCCACCCGCTTCCTGGGTCATGTGCCCAAGGTGCAGCTGGTCAAGGGCGACGCCACGAAGACCATCCCGCAATTCGTCGAACGCACGCCGCACCTGCTGGTGAGCCTGCTGTTCATGGATTTCGACCTGTACGAACCGACCAAGGCCGCCCTGCAGCACTTCGTGCCGCGCATGCCCAAGGGCGCGGTGATCGCCTTTGACGAACTGGACAACCCGCTGTGGCCCGGCGAGACCCAGGCCATGCTGGAAGTGTGCGGCGCAGGCAAGCTGCGCATCCAGCGCATGGAGTTCGACCCCTACATCGGCTTCGCCGTCATTGGCGACTGACAGACCCATGGACACCATCGCCCTGGCGCGCCGCATCCGGCGCCACGCCGTCGAGATGACCCACCTGGGCAAGAGCTCGCACGTGGGCTCGGTCCTGTCGATGGCCGACATCATGGCCGTGCTGTACGGCGCGGTGTTGCAGGTGAAGCCGGCTGAGCCGCGCTGGCCGCAGCGGGACCGCTTCGTGCTGAGCAAAGGCCATGCAGGCGCCGGCGTTTACGCGGCACTGGCGGAGACCGGCTTCATGTCCGTGGACAAGCTGCGCACCCACTACGCAGACGGCTCCGACCTGAGCGGCCATGTCTCGCACAAAGGCATCCCGGGGGTGGAACTGTCCACCGGTTCGCTGGGCCACGGCCTGCCGGTGGCCACCGGCATGGCCAAGGCCGCGCAACTGGCCAACCGCACGCACCGCGTGTTCTGCCTGCTCAGCGACGGCGAATGCGATGAAGGCTCGAACTGGGAAGCCATTCTCTTCGCTGCCCACCACCGCCTGAACAAGCTGGTGGCCATCGTCGACTTCAACAAGATCCAGAGCCTGGCGCCAGTGGCGCAGACACTGGCGCTGGAGCCCTTCGCCGACAAGTGGCGCAGCTTCGGATGGGACGTGGTGGAAGTGGATGGCCACGACCATGCGCAGCTCCAGGCGGCGCTGGCGCTTCGCGCCGCCGACGCGCCTTTGGCCGACCGGCCGCGCTGCGTGCTGGCCCACACCACCAAGGGCAAGGGCGTGTCCTTCATGGAGAACTCGGTGCTGTGGCACTACCGCACGCCGCAGGGCGACGAATACACCGCGGCCTGTGCCGAACTTGAAAAGGATGTTGGCTGACATGCGCGACACCTTCGTCAAGACCCTGCTGAGGCTGGCGCACCAGCGCGAGGAAGTCACCCTGGTCACCGGCGACCTGGGCTTCGGCGTGCTGGACGGCTATGCGCGTGAACTGCCGCGCCAGTACATCAATGCCGGCGTGGCGGAACAGAACATGACCGGCCTGGCCGCCGGCATGGCGCTGGAAGGCCACACCGTCTTCACCTACTCCATCGCCAACTTCCCCACGCTGCGCTGCCTGGAGCAGATCCGCAACGATGTGCTTTACCACGGCGCACCCGTGAACGTGGTGGCCATCGGTGGTGGCTTCAGCTACGGCGCGCTGGGCATGTCGCACCACGCCACCGAGGATGTGGCCATCCTGCGCGCGCTGGCCGGGCTTCGCGTGTACGCGCCCTGCGACGAACACGAAACCGTGGCCATCACCGAGCACCTGGTGGCCCAGCCCGGCCCCAGCTACCTGCGGCTGGACAAGAGCAAGGCCGCCGCGGTCGATGCGCCGGCGTTCCAGCACGGCCGCCTGCGCCCGCTGCAGCGCGGCGCCGACGTGGCCTTGCTGGCCTACGGCGGCATCATGGTCGAGGTGCTGGCCGCGGCCCGCACACTGGCGGCGGAAGGCCTGTCCTGCAGCGTGATCAGCGCGCACACCCTCAAGCCCTTCGACAGCGCTGGCCTGGCCGACCTGGCCCGCAGCCATCGTCTGCTGGTGACGGTGGAGGAACACAACCAGATCGGCGGCCTGGGCACGCTGGTGGCCGAAACCATGGTGGACACCGGCGCGCTGCGGCCGCTGCTGCGCCTGGCCTTGCCGGACGCCTACTCGTCGATCGTCGGCAGCCAGGAATACCTGCGTCAGCGCCACGGCCTGGACGCCACCGCCATTGCCGCCCGCGTGCGCACCGCCGCCAGGGAGCTGGCAACATGATCAAGCGCATCTTCGACATCCTGTGTGCCGTGGTGGGCCTGCTGCTGATCAGCCCGGTGGTGGTGCCCGTGATGTTCCTGGTGTGGTGGGAAGACAAGCACTCGCCGTTCTACGTCGCACCGCGCGTGGGCCGCGGCGGCCGCCCGTTCCGGATGGTCAAGCTGCGCTCCATGGTCATCAACGCCGACCGCATCGGCGCCACCTCCACCAAGGCCGACGACCGGCGCATCACCCCGGTGGGGCACTTCATCCGGCGCTACAAGCTGGACGAATTGACCCAGTTGTGGAACGTGCTGCGCGGCGACATGAGCATGGTGGGACCCCGGCCGCAGGTGCAGTCGGGCGTCGACCTTTACACGCCGCTGGAACGGGACCTGCTGAAGGTTCGCCCGGGCATCACCGATTTTGCGTCCATCGTCTTTGCCGACGAAGGCGACATCCTGGCCGGCCACCCCGACCCGGACGCCGGCTACAACGCGCTGATCCGCCCGGGCAAGAGCGAACTGGGCCTGTACTACGTGCAACACCATTCGCTGGCCGTGGACCTGGCCCTGGTGCGGCTGACGCTTCAAACCATCGTCTCGCGCGACAAGGCGCTGGCCGAAGTGCAGCGCCTGCTGCAACGCATGGGGGCACCCGCGCACCTGGTGGCACTGGCTGGCCGTCGCGAACCCCTGCGCCCCGGCCTGCCGCCGGGCGCTGAAGCACCCAACGCCACATGATGCACCACCGTCGCACGGCCCTGGCAGGCTTGAGTCACCGCCTGGCCCACCTGCCTGCACGCCGGAAACTGCTGCTGATGCTGCTGTGCGACGGGGTGATGCTGCCGTTGTGCGCCTTCGTCTCCCTGGTGCTGGGACCGCCCAACCTGAAGGACGGGCTGGCCCTGGGCGCCTGGCCCTATGTGCTGGTGGGCCTGACCACCATGCTGGTGCTGGCGCTCAGCGGGCTGTACCGCACGGTGGTGCGCTACATCGACCACCGCTCGGTGGTGCGGGCCGCCTTGATGGTGCTGCCCCTGCTGGCTGCGGCCTACCTGCTGGCCGAAACCGTCCGGCTGCCGCACCTGCCGTCGGCCGTGGTCATCTACTGTTTCGTCGGCTTCAGCTACCTGCTGGTGTCACGGCATTTGGCCCGTTCGGCCTTGCAGATCGGCATGAAACACGCCGGCAAGCCGCGCAGGCCCACCATGATCTACGGTGCCGGGCGCGCCGGCGTGCAACTGGCCCAGGCCATGCGCTTCAGCGTGGACTACCAGCCGGGTTGTTTCATGGACGACGATCCGCACATGCAAGGCCGGGTGGTGGCCGGGCTGAAGGTGTACGGACCGGACCACCTGGAACTTGCGATCGCGCGCCACCAGATCGAGCAGATCGTGGTCGCCATCCCATCGGCGCCCGTATCAACGCGGCGGACCCTGATCGCGCGACTGGAAGCCGCCGGCCTGCCGGTGAAATTGCTGCCCGGCCTGGTGGAAATGGTGGCCGGCCAGGCGACGGTGTCGGACATCCGCGACATCGATGTGTCCGACCTGCTGGGCCGCGACCCGGTGCCGCCTGAACCCAGCCTGTTCGCCCGCAACATCCAGGGCAAGTGCGTGCTGGTCACCGGGGCAGGCGGCTCCATCGGCAGCGAACTGTGCCGGCAGATCCTGTCCCAGCACCCGAGCGTGCTGGTGCTGCTGGACCATTCCGAATTTGCGCTCTACAGCATCGAGCAGGAGCTGTCGCACATGTGCGGCGGCACCAGGCTGGTGTCCGTGCTGGGCAGCGTGACCGATTCCGACTTGCTCGTGCGCACCATGCAAAAGCACGGGGTGCAGACGGCCTACCATGCCGCGGCCTACAAGCACGTGCCCATGGTGGAGGCCAACGTCCGCCAGGGCGTGTTGAACAACGTGTTCGGCACCTTGTCGCTGGCCAAGGCGGCGCGCCAGTGCCAGTTGGAAACCTGTGTGCTCATCTCCACCGACAAGGCCGTGCGGCCCACCAACGCGATGGGGGCGTCCAAGCGCATTGCCGAACTGGTGTTCCAGGCCGTGGCGGCGCGACATGACGGACCCACTGTGTTTTCGATGGTGCGCTTCGGCAACGTGCTGGGTTCGTCCGGGTCGGTGGTGCCGCTGTTCAAGCGCCAGATCCAGCAGGGTGGGCCGGTCACCATCACGCACCCGGACATCATTCGCTACTTCATGCTCATCCCCGAGGCCGCCCAACTGGTCATCCAGGCCGGGGCCATGGCCCGGGGCGGTGAAGTCTTCGTGCTGGACATGGGCGAGCCGGTTCGAATTGCCGACCTGGCCCGCACCATGATCCGCTTGTCCGGCCTGCGCGAACGCAACGCAGAAGAACCCGATGGCGACATCGAGATCAAGTTCGTGGGCCTGCGCCCCGGCGAGAAACTCTATGAAGAACTGCTGATCGGCGACCAGCCGGTTCCCAGCGGCCACCCGCGCATCATGTGCGCCAAGGAACGCTTCATCGAGCCGGTGTTGCTGGACAAGATGTTGGGGGCCCTGGGCAAGGCCTGCGAGCAAGGCGACGTGGACGCCGTGGTGCGCCAGGTTCGCAACCTGGTGCCCGAGTACCGGGATGCCGACGAAGTGAATGCGGCTGCCCGGATCGACCGCACACCCACGTTCATGGCCACCACACCCTGAGGCAAACCCGGCCGCCGCGCCGGGTGTGGATCACGGCGCCAGGCGGGCAAACGCCCTGGGGTACAGCCAGCCGGCCGGCCACCCGGCTGGCGATGTGCCCAGCAAGGCCTGCTCCAGCGCGGTGCGGTGGCTGCGCCAGTCGTCGCCCGACCCGAGGGCGGCGACCGCCGCCAGGGCCACGACGGGCTCGATCGGGTCCGGGAAGGCACCTTCGTAGCGGGCAGGATAAGCACGGGAGGTGCTGCCCACCGACCACCAGCGCTTCAGGATGTTGTATTGAACACCCAAGGCGGCGGTTCGCGCGCTGCCGGCACCATTCAACAGCAGGTCGGCCTTGTGCGCCAGCGCCAGCCAAAAGCCGTTGTAGCGCGTATCACAGACCGCCAGGTAGGCCGGGTCGTCCACCAGCGGAAGGCAATCTGGGCCCGCGGCCAGGTCCATGGTGGCGTCCAGCAGCGCCCGACCCTGGGCAGCAATGGCGCTCGCATCCTGCTCGTCCTTGGCCAGGTGGCGGGCCGCCAGGGCATAGGCCAGGGCCAGTGCCGCATCCTGGTTGGGGTCCACCTGTCGAGAAGACACGACAATCGGTGCCTGGTGCTGCTGGAAGGTGTAAGCCGGCAGCAGGTAGGTGCGACCGGTGACCGAACTGCGCACCGCCAGGCGGGGCATGCGGTCCAGGGCATCGAAAGCCTGCCGTGCCAAGGCCTTGATGCGATCGGACGGTTCCACCAGGTTCAACAAGGCCAAACCGATGACCAGCCGGGACTGCGAGTTGGAACCGAAGGCCGGTGCGCCGTCGATCAGGATGGGCCAGATCAGGTAGCCCGATGACTGCGCCAGCGACTGTCCCAGGACGTTCAGTTGTTCAGCGACCCAGGCCTTCAGTTCCTGGTCACCGCGATCATTCGCCAAGGCGGCCACGCTCACCAGCACCTCGGCCGGGTAGAAGCGCGGGTCAAAGCCCCCGATAGGGGACATCAGGGTGCCCCGGCGCGCTCGGCTCAGCAGTTCCTGGTGAACCAGCGACACGCCCGTGCCGGAAAGGCACATGCCCGGCCAGCCGCCGGCAGCCACCGTGCCGGGGGCCGAACAGGCAATGGCCGCAGTGTCGGGCGCGTCCCCGCTGCCGCCACAAGCGCACACCAGGCCGGCGACCATCAGGCTGAACAGATTGCGCCCCATCTACCACCCTTCGTTGGCGGGCCGACAGGCCGCGCCGATCAGCACCTGGCGGCTGAAACCACGCTCAATTCGCCGGCCCCGGGCACGGCCAGAACGGTCAGCCCCGACTCCGCCGCCAGCGCCAGCGCGCGCTTGCGGCCTTCGCCATCGGCCTCCGGCAGGGCCACCACCACATGCGTGGCCCCCGCAGTGAGTGACGGGTCGCGCACCCGCACCAGCGGCCCGGCCACCGGCACGCCCGCCACCCGCAGGCCTTGCATGGCCGCGTCGTCGTCCAGCAGCATCAGCACGTACCAGCCATGGCGCTGGTGCAGCCCGGCCAGCAGGCGGCGCGCGGTTTCGCCCGCACCCAGCACGATGACGTAGCGGCGTTCGGTGTCTTCGCCCCCGGCGGCCGCATGCGCGTGTTCCCACAACATGCGGCAGGCCATGCGCACCCCGCCCAGGCTCAGCAGCGTGAACACCGGGTGCAGCACCAGTACCGCACGCGCCACCCCCACCAGCTGCGCCATCAGCACCGCCACCGCGCTGATGAGCCCGGCGGTGATGCAGGCCAGGCCGATGCGGCGGAAGTCGTCCAGCGCGAAATAACGCCACAGCGCCTGGCGCACGCCGAACAGTTCCAGGCACAACAGATAGGCCGCCACCACGCCGAAGGACACGTAGTCGTCGTACCAGGGCCGGCCCGGCTGCCATCGCTCGAAACCCAGGCGGAACAGGTAGGTGATGTGCCAGCAGGCCAGCACCACCAGCGCGTCGGTGAGCAGGGCCCAGGCACGGCTGCGCGGGCCCGCGGTCATCATCCGGGCTTCCACGCGTTTCCAGAAGGGGCTGTGGTTCATGAAGCTGCGCACCTTGCGCAGCGGAGTATCGGGCACGAACACGGTGCGCAGGGTCAGGCCCATGGCGCGCAGGTCGGCCGCCATGGAGGCGTGCTCCACGTAGTTGCCGGCCACGCGAAGCTTCTCCGGCATGATCACTTCCACATACTCCCGCTCGGGGTCGGCGGCTCGGGCCAGCAGGTCGCTTTCATGGCGGTAGCGCAGCGACGCGAAGTCGGTGATGCCCGGGCGCACACTGAGCACGCGCGCGCGCTGCTCGGGCGTGTACTGCGCCACGTAGCGCGGCACCTCGGGCCGCGGGCCGACCAGGCTCATGGTGCCGCGGGCCACGTCGATCAGCTGTGCCAGTTCGTCCAGCTTGG encodes the following:
- a CDS encoding putative nucleoside-diphosphate sugar epimerase (PFAM: Polysaccharide biosynthesis protein), which gives rise to MMHHRRTALAGLSHRLAHLPARRKLLLMLLCDGVMLPLCAFVSLVLGPPNLKDGLALGAWPYVLVGLTTMLVLALSGLYRTVVRYIDHRSVVRAALMVLPLLAAAYLLAETVRLPHLPSAVVIYCFVGFSYLLVSRHLARSALQIGMKHAGKPRRPTMIYGAGRAGVQLAQAMRFSVDYQPGCFMDDDPHMQGRVVAGLKVYGPDHLELAIARHQIEQIVVAIPSAPVSTRRTLIARLEAAGLPVKLLPGLVEMVAGQATVSDIRDIDVSDLLGRDPVPPEPSLFARNIQGKCVLVTGAGGSIGSELCRQILSQHPSVLVLLDHSEFALYSIEQELSHMCGGTRLVSVLGSVTDSDLLVRTMQKHGVQTAYHAAAYKHVPMVEANVRQGVLNNVFGTLSLAKAARQCQLETCVLISTDKAVRPTNAMGASKRIAELVFQAVAARHDGPTVFSMVRFGNVLGSSGSVVPLFKRQIQQGGPVTITHPDIIRYFMLIPEAAQLVIQAGAMARGGEVFVLDMGEPVRIADLARTMIRLSGLRERNAEEPDGDIEIKFVGLRPGEKLYEELLIGDQPVPSGHPRIMCAKERFIEPVLLDKMLGALGKACEQGDVDAVVRQVRNLVPEYRDADEVNAAARIDRTPTFMATTP
- a CDS encoding transketolase, alpha subunit (PFAM: Transketolase, C-terminal domain; Transketolase, pyrimidine binding domain) gives rise to the protein MRDTFVKTLLRLAHQREEVTLVTGDLGFGVLDGYARELPRQYINAGVAEQNMTGLAAGMALEGHTVFTYSIANFPTLRCLEQIRNDVLYHGAPVNVVAIGGGFSYGALGMSHHATEDVAILRALAGLRVYAPCDEHETVAITEHLVAQPGPSYLRLDKSKAAAVDAPAFQHGRLRPLQRGADVALLAYGGIMVEVLAAARTLAAEGLSCSVISAHTLKPFDSAGLADLARSHRLLVTVEEHNQIGGLGTLVAETMVDTGALRPLLRLALPDAYSSIVGSQEYLRQRHGLDATAIAARVRTAARELAT
- a CDS encoding glycosyl transferase possibly involved in lipopolysaccharide synthesis (PFAM: Bacterial sugar transferase) → MTKRALDLLLACIGLLLLAPLFALLALAIKLDSPGPVFFRQERIGRHGRPFRIFKFRTMAVTPPGSGPQITVGADARITRVGAFLRRTKLDELAQLIDVARGTMSLVGPRPEVPRYVAQYTPEQRARVLSVRPGITDFASLRYRHESDLLARAADPEREYVEVIMPEKLRVAGNYVEHASMAADLRAMGLTLRTVFVPDTPLRKVRSFMNHSPFWKRVEARMMTAGPRSRAWALLTDALVVLACWHITYLFRLGFERWQPGRPWYDDYVSFGVVAAYLLCLELFGVRQALWRYFALDDFRRIGLACITAGLISAVAVLMAQLVGVARAVLVLHPVFTLLSLGGVRMACRMLWEHAHAAAGGEDTERRYVIVLGAGETARRLLAGLHQRHGWYVLMLLDDDAAMQGLRVAGVPVAGPLVRVRDPSLTAGATHVVVALPEADGEGRKRALALAAESGLTVLAVPGAGELSVVSAARC
- a CDS encoding glycosyl transferase possibly involved in lipopolysaccharide synthesis (PFAM: Bacterial sugar transferase), which encodes MIKRIFDILCAVVGLLLISPVVVPVMFLVWWEDKHSPFYVAPRVGRGGRPFRMVKLRSMVINADRIGATSTKADDRRITPVGHFIRRYKLDELTQLWNVLRGDMSMVGPRPQVQSGVDLYTPLERDLLKVRPGITDFASIVFADEGDILAGHPDPDAGYNALIRPGKSELGLYYVQHHSLAVDLALVRLTLQTIVSRDKALAEVQRLLQRMGAPAHLVALAGRREPLRPGLPPGAEAPNAT